One Falco peregrinus isolate bFalPer1 chromosome 6, bFalPer1.pri, whole genome shotgun sequence DNA segment encodes these proteins:
- the ZBTB45 gene encoding LOW QUALITY PROTEIN: zinc finger and BTB domain-containing protein 45 (The sequence of the model RefSeq protein was modified relative to this genomic sequence to represent the inferred CDS: inserted 2 bases in 1 codon): protein MAEAVHYIHLQNFSRSLLETLNGQRLGGHFCDVTVRIREATLRAHRCVLAAGSPFFHDKLLLGHSAIEVPPVVPSGAVRQLVEFMYSGCLVVAQSEALQILTAASILQIKTVIDECTQIISQSRGPKVLPPTRPPPXPEPTDPCHKSLPPPPPPLPEPDIRFGPAEPAPSCHSRKQRQPLRLQLPVKEEEEEEEGEGTGGGEEGFAPPPFAAEEPPFFGAPEVFADAFLPPWPGEDTAKFGPDCSLEAPGRAPAFGTKAATGGNGFGFVPPPPLYEGGAGVGGIPPVPEVPQPGPSRCSEPSYQCGHCQKTFSSRKNYTKHMFIHSGEKPHQCSICWRSFSLRDYLLKHMVTHTGVRAFQCGVCCKRFTQKSSLNVHMRTHRPERFQCRLCTKGFSHRTLLERHAAATHPVPPPGPPPGPPPPEAGLATWPGAEATGAGPAHTA, encoded by the exons ATGGCGGAGGCTGTTCACTATATCCATCTCCAGAACTTCAGCCGTTCCCTCTTGGAGACCCTCAACGGGCAACGCTTGGGCGGTCACTTCTGCGACGTCACTGTCCGCATCCGCGAGGCCACCCTACGGGCCCACCGCTGTGTCCTGGCCGCCGGGAGCCCGTTTTTCCATGACAAACTCCTTTTGGGTCACTCGGCCATTGAGGTGCCCCCCGTTGTCCCCAGCGGTGCCGTGCGGCAGTTGGTGGAGTTCATGTACAGCGGTTGCTTGGTGGTGGCGCAGTCGGAAGCTCTGCAGATCCTTACCGCCGCCTCCATCCTCCAGATCAAAACCGTCATCGATGAGTGCACCCAGATCATCTCCCAGAGCCGTGGGCCCAAGGTGCtgccccccacccgccccccccc ccccgagcccaCTGACCCCTGCCACAAGTCACTACCGCCACCACCGCCACCGTTACCGGAGCCCGACATCCGCTTCGGGCCAGCGGAGCCGGCGCCGAGCTGCCACAGCCGCAAGCAACGCCAACCGCTGCGGCTCCAGCTGCCggtgaaggaggaggaggaggaggaggaaggtgagggTACTGGTGGTGGTGAAGAAGGCTTTGCCCCGCCACCCTTCGCCGCCGAGGAGCCGCCGTTTTTTGGCGCTCCCGAGGTCTTCGCCGACGCTTTCCTGCCCCCATGGCCTGGCGAGGACACGGCCAAGTTCGGACCCGACTGCAGCCTGGAGGCGCCAGGGCGGGCACCGGCATTCGGGACCAAGGCAGCGACGGGGGGCAACGGGTTTGGCTTCGTGCCGCCACCGCCACTGTACGAGGGGGGTGCAGGAGTGGGCGGCATCCCCCCCGTCCCTGAggtgccccagcctggcccctcGCGGTGCTCTGAGCCTTCCTACCAATGCGGTCACTGCCAGAAGACCTTCAGCTCCCGCAAGAACTACACCAAACACATGTTCATCCACTCCG GTGAGAAGCCCCACCAGTGCTCCATTTGCTGGCGCTCCTTCTCACTCCGTGACTACCTGCTGAAGCACATGGTGACCCACACGGGTGTCCGTGCCTTCCAGTGTGGCGTCTGCTGCAAACGCTTCACCCAGAAGAGCTCCCTCAATGTCCACATGCGCACCCACCGCCCCGAGCGCTTCCAGTGCCGCCTCTGCACCAAGGGCTTCTCCCACCGTACCCTCCTCGAGCgccatgctgctgccacccacccCGTGCCACCGCCGGGGCCACCGCCAGGGCCACCACCACCTGAAGCCGGGTTGGCAACATGGCCAGGCGCTGAGGCTACAGGTGCCGGTCCCGCTCACACAGCGTGA